The Pyrenophora tritici-repentis strain M4 chromosome 2, whole genome shotgun sequence genome window below encodes:
- a CDS encoding ArgS, Arginyl-tRNA synthetase produces the protein MNALEQSLGSLDLGVPIPQVEGAEVLANPLDIYRTYFGQILAIALDCDISIAYKSIQWPNNISNGDLAVILPKLRPGTKADAVAVELMEKFPKEHPLFLLPFLEGVHLRVFTKPIPLARLLLPYITSRRTTYGSTTSLEVKHERKLVIEFSSPNITSEFQGKHLRSTVIGAFIGRLYASMGWDVARVNYLGDWGKPIALLYVGWAKYGSEEAYDTDPIGHLLEVYRKIEEDFKPEQAASKQARDEMAKEGGDKGEAQVEIESRGIFAERNEAFKKLEEGDEGLVAFWKRVRDTNIANYAKFYDRLDIRFDEYSGESQISPDTMVEVEQMLKNKSLSEESGGAWIVHMQNIGAKAGTAIIRDRSGSSTYLLRDLAAALERSRRYSFDKMIYVVASDNSVHFTQLTMILEALDMKDLADRLQHVKFNEASKIVTALGRGYTPQGILDKCEEAMEGLQEADNDKLASMGDLVLTREGLAISSLLIQELSTRFATAHAFDTNAMTTFKLGSGPDLQYWLTRLRLLLKGADTAAQLSNEDYEQLVEEEQHNLLRILMQYPEVMDTTFHSLEPSSIVAYLAIVTEQLAECLEEDDVGEGEDGKSVIVTPGVAALYGAAAIVLENGMKLLGMVPLSCSTPERADTPVMD, from the exons ATGAATGCGCTCGAGCAGTCCCTTGGGTCCTTGGATCTCGGCGTTCCCATCCCCCAAGTGGAAGGAGCAGAGGTGCTTGCCAACCCGCTAGATATCTATCGTACCTACTTTGGGCAAATACTGGCAATAGCGCTCGATTGTGACATCAGCATTGCCTACAAGTCGATACAATGGCCGAACAACATCTCCAACGGAGATCTTGCTGTCATACTTCCAAAGCTTCGGCCTGGCACTAAAGCAGATGCAGTAGCTGTTGAGCTCATGGAGAAG TTTCCAAAGGAACACCCACTCTTCCTCCTGCCTTTTCTGGAAGGCGTACACCTCCGCGTCTTCACGAAGCCAATCCCACTAGCGCGCCTTCTGCTACCATACATTACGAGCCGCAGGACTACTTATGGCTCTACCACTTCGTTAGAAGTAAAACATGAACGAAAACTTGTCATCGAGTTTTCTTCGCCTAATATAACGAGTGAGTTCCAGGGGAAGCACCTGCGAAGTACGGTTATCGGTGCCTTCATAGGCCGACTATACGCATCGATGGGATGGGACGTGGCTCGCGTCAACTACCTCGGCGACTGGGGAAAGCCGATCGCATTGCTGTATGTTGGATGGGCAAAGTATGGTTCAGAAGAGGCGTATGATACAGACCCAATTGGACATCTCCTGGAAGTCTATCGCAAGATTGAAGAGGACTTTAAGCCTGAACAGGCTGCAAGCAAGCAAGCTCGTGATGAAATGGCCAAAGAGGGGGGGGATAAAGGCGAGGCGCAGGTTGAGATTGAAAGCAGGGGCATTTTCGCGGAGCGAAACGAAGCCTTCAAGAAACTCGAGGAAGGCGACGAAGGACTTGTGGCGTTTTGGAAGCGTGTACGAGATACTAACATCGCAAACTATGCAAAGTTTTACGACCGACTGGACATCCGCTTCGACGAATACTCTGGCGAGTCACAAATTAGTCCTGATACCATGGTTGAGGTCGAGCAAATGTTGAAAAATAAGAGTTTATCTGAAGAGAGTGGAGGTGCCTGGATCGTACACATGCAGAACATTGGTGCGAAAGCCGGGACCGCTATTATTCGCGATCGCTCAGGAAGTAGCACGTATCTGCTACGAGACCTTGCCGCAGCGTTGGAGCGCTCGAGAAGGTACTCATTCGACAAGATGATATACGTGGTAGCTAGTGACAATAGCGTACACTTCACCCAGCTTACCATGATTTTGGAGGCCTTGGACATGAAGGATCTTGCGGATAGGCTACAGCATGTCAAGTTCAATGAGGCGTCTAAGATTGTGACAGCCCTGGGAAGAGGGTATACTCCACAAGGCATACTCGACAAATGTGAGGAGGCGATGGAAGGTCTTCAAGAAGCCGATAACGATAAGCTCGCGTCGATGGGTGATTTGGTACTTACGAGAGAAGGTCTAGCGATCTCCTCGCTGCTCATTCAAGAGCTCTCCACCCGTTTCGCTACCGCTCATGCGTTCGATACCAACGCGATGACAACTTTCAAACTCGGTTCAGGCCCAGATCTGCAGTACTGGCTGACCAGACTTCGCCTCCTTCTAAAGGGTGCTGATACTGCAGCACAGCTTTCGAACGAAGACTACGAACAGTTGGTGGAGGAGGAGCAGCATAATCTCCTGCGCATCCTGATGCAGTACCCAGAGGTGATGGATACCACTTTCCACTCGCTCGAGCCGTCCAGCATAGTCGCTTACCTTGCTATCGTGACGGAGCAACTTGCTGAGTGCTTGGAAGAGGACGACGTGGGTGAAGGTGAAGATGGAAAGAGTGTAATTGTAACTCCGGGAGTTGCTGCGCTATATGGAGCAGCTGCAATTGTGCTTGAGAATGGCATGAAGCTGCTCGGAATGGTTCCGCTGTCGTGCTCAACACCGGAGAGAGCTGATACACCAGTGATGGATTGA
- a CDS encoding ARA1, Aldo-keto reductase, related to diketogulonate reductase: MSAKPLSIDATFPLTGSQHQIPQIGFGVYLSPKDVCVKSCKKAFDAGYRHIDTAQYYANEEQVGQALAESGLPRKDVYITSKVLSPAEDVESTYKKVAESVEKLAGKDGYADLFLVHSPNAGKEARKTMWLALVLAQDRGKVRDIGVSNYGIQHIEEISTIHVEEVSTARKGAVLPVVNQIELHPWCQQREIVDYCKDHKIVVEAYCPLVRNEKANDETLVSIAKKHNKEPNQILIRWSLQKGFVPLPKSDTPSRIVTNADVYSFELDKDDMDKLDGLDQGVKGAIVQAVSNA; encoded by the exons ATGTCGGCGAAACCCCTCAGCATAGATGCGACGTTCCCCTTGACGGGCTCGCAACACCAAATCCCACAAATCGGCTTTGGTGTATACTTGTCACCTAAGGACGTATGCGTCAAATCTTGCAAGAAGGCGTTTGATGCAGGCTATCGCCATATCGACACAGCCCAGTACTACGCAAACGAAGAGCAAGTTGGCCAGGCATTGGCTGAAAGCGGGCTTCCAAGGAAGGATGTCTATATCACCTCCAAGGTTTTGAGCCCTGCAGAGGATGTTGAATCAACATACAAGAAAGTCGCCGAGAGCGTTGAGAAGCTGGCTGGGAAAGACGGTTATGCGGACCTGTTCCTCGTTCACAGTCCGAATGCAGGAAAAGAGGCCAGGAAGACAATGTGGCTCGCGTTGGTGCTCGCACAGGACCGGGGCAAGGTGCGAGACATTGGCGTCAGCAACTACGGCATTCAACACATTGAGGAAATATCCACGATCCACGTCGAGGAGGTTTCTACGGCCCGCAAAGGTGCTGTTCTACCTGTCGTCAATCAAATCGAG CTCCACCCTTGGTGCCAACAACGCGAGATTGTCGACTACTGCAAAGACCATAAGATAGTAGTCGAAGCCTATTGCCCTCTCGTGCGCAATGAAAAGGCAAACGACGAGACACTCGTCAGCATCGCCAAGAAGCATAATAAGGAGCCGAACCAAATTCTAATCCGATGGAGCCTGCAGAAGGGATTTGTACCTCTTCCCAAGAGCGACACGCCATCTCGAATTGTCACCAATGCCGATGTATACAGCTTTGAGCTCGACAAGGATGACATGGATAAGCTAGATGGTCTGGATCAGGGAGTGAAGGGAGCCATTGTGCAAGCCGTTAGCAATGCTTAG
- a CDS encoding LysP, Amino acid transporter: MTPEDEMYGTEKSFGRASQGSDYFGESSRYQDGLGRRVIESFKRDPNFAMTMAPKGTTAAEGNIFDPEAAAANTANSPLARRLKGRHLQMIAIGGSIGTGLFVGSGQALANGGPASLVICYCLVGIMLYTTVHALGEMAVLFPVAGSFSAYSTRFLDPAWGFAMGWNYALQWLVVLPLEIVAATFTIEYWSGGSIDNNAWVAVFLFLVVVINLFGIKGYGEAEFIFAIIKITAVIGFIILGIIINIGGGPDGGYIGARYWRDPGPFNNGFKGVCSVFVNAAFAFSGTELVGLAAAETANPRKSLPTAVKQVFWRISLFYIVSLTIVGLLVPYNDRRLLQDKNNADVVASPFVIAIQNAGIQGLPSVFNAVIMIAVLSVGNSSIYGSSRTLAALAEQHQAPKIFAYIDRQGRPLVSIAFASSLGLLAFLAGADRKLQDAAFNWLLALSALSAVFTWLSICLAHIRFRQGWKVQGHSLDELAFRSQPGIIGSYIGLCLNILVLVAQFYVSVAPIDMNVLSTSQRLQRFFSVYLALPVTLAFYFPYKLWFRTSFVRSHNMDLVTGIRELNLQVLIEEEREEKRRWPKWKKVYKFFC, translated from the exons ATGACCCCCGAAGACGAAATGTACGGGACGGAGAAGAGCTTTGGGAGAGCATCGCAAGGGTCCGACTACTTTGGCGAGTCCTCGCGGTACCAAGACGGCCTTGGGCGGAGGGTGATTGAGAGTTTTAAGAGAGATCCGAACTTCGCCATGACCATGGCTCCCAAGGGAACGACGGCAGCAGAAGGCAACATTTTCGATCcagaagcagcagcagcgaaTACGGCAAACTCGCCACTCGCGCGAAGGCTGAAGGGCCGACATTTACAGATGATAGCAATCGGAGGTTCCATAG GTACCGGTCTCTTTGTCGGCTCGGGACAAGCGCTAGCAAATGGTGGCCCAGCGTCGCTCGTCATATGTTATTGCCTCGTCGGTATAATGTTGTACACCACTGTCCACGCGCTGGGCGAGATGGCAGTTCTGTTCCCGGTCGCTGGTTCCTTCTCTGCATACTCTACCCGCTTTCTGGATCCGGCATGGGGTTTCGCCATGGGTTGGAACTATGCTCTGCAATGGCTTGTCGTCCTTCCACTCGAAATCGTCGCCGCTACCTTCACCATTGAATACTGGAGTGGTGGGTCCATTGACAACAATGCATGGGTAGCAGTCTTTTTGTTCCTGGTCGTTGTCATCAACTTGTTCGGTATCAAGGGATATGGAGAGGCAGAGTTCATCTTCGCCATCATCAAAATTACGGCAGTCATTGGCTTCATCATTCTGGGTATAATCATCAACATTGGCGGTGGTCCGGACGGCGGCTACATCGGTGCAAGATACTGGCGCGACCCAGGGCCCTTCAACAACGGCTTCAAGGGCGTCTGCAGCGTCTTCGTCAACGCCGCCTTCGCCTTTTCTGGAACTGAACTCGTGGGTCTGGCCGCTGCAGAAACTGCTAATCCGCGCAAATCCCTCCCTACTGCCGTAAAACAAGTCTTCTGGCGCATCTCCCTGTTTTACATTGTCTCTCTCACTATTGTCGGGCTGTTAGTTCCTTACAACGACAGGCGTCTCCTACAGGACAAGAACAACGCCGATGTCGTTGCTTCGCCTTTTGTAATCGCCATCCAAAATGCTGGTATCCAAGGCCTACCCTCGGTCTTCAACGCCGTCATCATGATTGCTGTACTCTCTGTCGGAAACTCGTCCATCTACGGTTCATCACGTACTCTTGCTGCACTGGCAGAGCAACATCAAGCCCCCAAGATCTTTGCCTACATTGACCGTCAGGGCCGCCCTCTAGTTTCGATTGCGTTCGCTTCTTCCCTCGGTCTTCTTGCTTTTCTTGCTGGCGCAGATCGCAAACTGCAAGACGCGGCATTCAATTGGCTACTCGCCCTCTCCGCCCTCTCTGCAGTTTTCACATGGTTGTCCATTTGCTTGGCTCATATCCGCTTCCGCCAGGGCTGGAAAGTTCAAGGACACAGCCTGGACGAGCTTGCTTTCCGCTCACAGCCTGGCATCATCGGTTCTTATATTGGACTGTGTTTGAACATTCTCGTCCTCGTGGCACAGTTTTACGTGTCCGTTGCGCCCATCGACATGAACGTACTGTCAACCTCACAGCGCCTACAGCGCTTCTTCAGTGTTTATCTCGCCCTTCCAGTCACCCTGGCATTTTATTTTCCCTATAAGCTGTGGTTCCGTACCTCATTTGTACGATCCCACAATATGGATCTCGTTACCGGAATCCGGGAGCTGAACTTGCAAGTACTGATTGAAGAGGAGCGCGAAGAGAAGCGGAGATGGCCCAAGTGGAAGAAGGTGTACAAGTTTTTTTGTTGA